The Paramisgurnus dabryanus chromosome 1, PD_genome_1.1, whole genome shotgun sequence genome includes a window with the following:
- the LOC135749836 gene encoding myelin-associated glycoprotein-like, translating to MDKLIILMFLLQGVWCGDWNISLPEKIEALSGSCVTINCTFTINNKYDKDLTDSAVGMWIKNGTDYSTNVVFHSNRTNLYFKGEIIGKLKRKNCTTIFYNVTPNHSGQFFFRIEGNDVLKMTYSQKSALINVIDSPLNPTVQMFKDQMEVEVHEEVLEGSSMCLRCSAKTLCSSSPPTLTWSSTDRLHLNDSSRLQLDQQNQTEIISDLNFTATHLQHGVTFICTITYQLQQRNTTAQSYITLRVQYPTKNTSVSVFPSNSVLEGSSVTLICSSDGNPAVFNYTWYRENGGQLEELQTGYNLTFNMTDRTHTGRYYCQAKNKHGTQNTSVLLNIQYAPQISLFSCNKTDVTLCLCEAHGNPSPKVEWFLSGRPVSNSTNTFISEERLNSTDLRSFISLHQSLTHTDTLQCVINNTHGNASQQIQLVASPQEMTQLDSSQ from the exons ATGGATAAACtcattattttaatgtttttgttacAAG gTGTTTGGTGTGGAGATTGGAACATCAGTCTGCCAGAGAAGATTGAAGCTCTGAGTGGATCCTGTGTGACCATAAACTGCACATTTActattaataacaaatatgacaaaGATCTCACTGACAGTGCTGTAGGAATGTGGATTAAAAATGGGACTGACTATTCAACAAATGTAGTGTTTCACTCCAACAGGACCAATCTCTATTTTAAAGGGGAAATAATTGGAAAATTAAAACGCAAGAACTGTACCACCATCTTTTATAATGTTACTCCAAATCACAGTGGTCAATTTTTCTTCAGGATTGAGGGTAATGATGTACTGAAAATGACCTATTCacaaaaatctgctttaatAAATGTGATCG ACTCTCCCCTCAATCCCACAGTGCAGATGTTTAAGGATCAGATGGAGGTTGAGGTTCATGAGGAGGTGTTAGAGGGGAGCTCTATGTGTCTGCGCTGCTCTGCTAAGACTCTCTGCTCCTCTTCTCCACCAACTCTCACATGGAGCTCCACTGACAGACTCCACCTCAATGACAGCAGCAGACTACAGCTGGATCAACAGAATCAAACTGAGATCATCTCTGATCTGAACTTCACTGCTACTCACCTTCAACATGGAGTCACTTTCATCTGCACTATAACCTACCAGCTACAGCAGAGGAACACAACAGCACAGAGCTACATCACATTACGTGTTCAGT ATCCTACTAAAAACACATCCGTGTCTGTGTTTCCATCTAACTCTGTACTGGAGGGCAGTTCAGTGACTTTGATCTGCAGCAGTGATGGAAATCCAGCAGTGTTCAACTACACCTGGTACAGAGAGAATGGAGGACAGCTGGAGGAGCTGCAGACTGGATATAATCTCACCTTCAATATGACTGATCGTACACACACAGGACGCTACTACTGTCAAGCCAAAAACAAACATGGCACccaaaacacatcagtgttgCTGAACATTCAGT ATGCACCCCAAATCTCTCTTTTCAGCTGTAACAAAACTGATGTaactttgtgtttgtgtgaggcTCATGGGAATCCCTCTCCTAAAGTGGAGTGGTTTCTATCTGGACGTCCTGTCAGTAACTCTACAAACACATTCATCAGTGAGGAGCGATTGAACAGCACAGACTTGAGGAGCTTCATTTCTCTCCATCAGTCacttacacacacagacactctGCAGTGTGTCATCAACAACACTCACGGCAATGCCAGTCAACAGATTCAACTGGTTGCCAGTCCTCAGGAGATGACAC